The genomic region GCAGTCAGAAGAAGGTAAAGTTGAAATTATTCTAGAGGGCGAAATTGTCACTCAGGCTATTCGAACTGAAGAAGTAGGAAATTGCGCGTCTAAATTGGCGGCCATTCCGGAAGTTCGTGAAGGCTTGTTGTTGCGTCAGCGCGCTTTTTCGCAGGCGCCTGGTTTGGTAGCGGATGGTCGTGATATGGGGACCGTGGTGTTTCCTTCGGCGCAGATTAAAATATTTTTAACGGCGTCGGCTGAAGAGCGTGCTAAGCGTCGTTCGCAGCAATTGCAGCAAAAAGGTGAAGCTGTTAATCTAGCAGAACTTGTAAAAACGATTAAGGAGCGAGACGAGCGTGATGCTAATAGAGCCATTGCTCCTCTTGTGCCTGCAGCAGGCGCGTTAGTTATAGATAGTACAGATTTGACGATAGAACAGGTTGTCGAGATGATTTTTGCTGAAACGGCAAAAGCTGGTCTTGTATAATCTGTTCTTTTTTGCGTCTACTTTTTTACATCTAGAATGTGCTAGAATAGATCAAATGTTATTCAAGTCGATAAAGGTGCCAGCAAGCTTTTATCGCATCATCCAAAAAAATTGACCCACATTTGCTGGCAATGTGGATATGGCCTAGTTCTTTATATGGGCCGACTATATAGGAAATACAATGACTCAAAGCTTCGCAGAACTGTTTGAAGAAAGCCTTTTAACCGTCGAAATGGCGCCAGGCTCAATTGTTACTGGTATCGTTGTTGATATTGACAGCGAGTGGGTAACTGTTCATGCAGGTCTTAAATCTGAAGGCGTAATTCCTCGTTCTCAGTTCCTAACGGATAGTGGTGAGTTTAACTTAAACATCGGTGACGAAGTTAAAGTTGCTCTTGATGCTGTTGAAGATGGTTTCGGTGAGACTAAATTGTCTCGTGAAAAAGCTAAACGTGCAGAAACTTGGTCTGTTCTTGAAAAAGCTTACGAAGAAAACGCCATTGTTCACGGTGTTATCAATGGTAAAGTCAAAGGTGGCTTCACAGTTGATATCGCTAATATCCGTGCTTTCTTGCCAGGCTCTTTAGTAGATGTTCGCCCAATTCGCGATACATCTCATTTGGAAGGTGTGGATCTAGAGTTCAAACTTATCAAGCTTGATCAAAAACGTAACAACGTTGTTGTTTCTCGTCGTGCCGTTATGGAAGCGACTAACAGCGCTGAACGCGAAACATTGCTTGCTTCTCTTGAAGAGGGTCAAGAAGTTAAAGGTATCGTTAAGAACCTTACTGACTACGGTGCTTTCGTTGATCTTGGTGGTGTTGATGGTCTTCTACACATCACTGACATGGCTTGGAAACGCATTAAGCACCCAAGCGAAATCATTGCTGTTGGCGATGAAATCGATGTTAAAGTTCTTAAATTCGACCGCGAGCGTAACCGTGTGTCTCTAGGTCTTAAGCAGTTGGGTGAAGATCCATGGGTTGCTATCAAAGCCCGTTACCCAGAAAACACTAAGGTAACTGCTAAAGTTACTAACTTGACTGATTACGGTTGCTTCGCTGAACTTGAAGAAGGCGTAGAAGGTCTAGTGCACGTTTCAGAAATGGATTGGACTAACAAAAACATTCACCCATCTAAAGTTGTTCAGATTGGTGATGAAGTTGAAGTTATGGTTCTTGATATTGACGAAGAGCGTCGTCGTATTTCTTTGGGTATCAAGCAGTGCACAATGAACCCATGGGAAGAATTCGCTACATCTTTCAATAAAGGCGACAAAATCTCTGGCGCAATCAAGTCTATCACTGACTTTGGTGTGTTCATTGGTCTTGACGGCGGTATTGACGGTCTTGTTCACCTATCTGACCTATCTTGGGACGAAACTGGTGAAGATGCAGTACGTCAATACAAGAAAGGCGATATGCTAGAAACAGTTGTATTGTCTATCGATGCTGAGCGTGAGCGTATTTCTCTAGGTGTTAAACAACTAGAAGAAGATCCGTTCCTAGCTTTCGTTGCTGAAAATGACAAAGGCACTATCGTTAACGGTACTGTCTCTGAAGTTGATGCGAAAGGTGCTGTAGTTGTTCTTGCTGAAGGCGTTGAAGCTACTTTGAAAGTATCTGAAATCAGCCGCGAGCGTATCGAAGATGCAACTACTGCATTGAAAGAAGGTGATAAAGTAGAAGCTGCGATCATTAACGTTGATCGTAAAGCACGTACTATCACTCTTTCTATCAAGCAGAAAGATGCTACTGAAGAGAAAGCTGCGTTGAAATCTCATTCTGAGAAGCAACAAGCAGAAACTAATGGTCCAACCACTATCGGTGATTTGATCAAAGCACAACTAGAAAACCAAAACTAAGTTTGGATTAATAGTTGTCATAAAAAGCGGACTTAGGTCCGCTTTTTTTTGGTCTTATTTTCTTGAATTTATTGACAGAAAAACTATACACAGAACATGTGGATAACCATGGGTATAGACTTGGTGTATGTTTTTTATCGCAGAGAGTTAAGCAGTTTTTCGGTGTCTTCTTCGTTCCAATTCTCTTTCTCTAGCAGCTCTTTGAGCGCTTTACTTTGCTGGGCGTTATGGAGGTTTTTTTGGAATTTGGCGTAATGGAAGTCTTTTATTAGACGTTCGTCGTGTTTTGAGCGATAAAGTGCTTGGTTTTGAGTGTTTTCTGTTCTCTCTTGGTTGAGTGAGTCAATTTTTTTGTAAGTATTTAAAAACTGCTTTTTATTCATCTCCCACTCTCTTATTTGCTTTCGATCCGAAGTATTTCAAAGTGATCGTTTCTTGCACACCACTTTATATTGATGTCCCAAAGCGTGATTCCATGCTCTCGATCAAGCTGTTCTGATAAATAGGAAGGTCTGGGGTCTTGTCCAACAACTTGTTTAATTAAAGTTGTTATTTCTCTTTTGTGCAAATTTTCGTAGTTTTCGCATTGAGACTTTGCCAGTTCTGAAAACAATACGGGCTTTATTTGCGCTTCTGCAGATGTTGGCGCAAATCCTCCTTTTGCTTCCGTGATGCTGTCTGCATAAGGTAGGTAAGGTTTTATATCAAGAACGGGGGTACCATCTAGCAAATCTGCGCCATGTAAATCAATGAATGTTTTTTTGTCTTCTTGGTAGATGCGTCCAATCTTCACTACTGACAGTCCTATCGGATTAGGCCTATGAGTTGAACGTGTGGCAAATACGCCTACTTTTTCTTTTCCACCTAGGCGTGGTGGTCGTATTTTTGCTTTCCAGTTCTCAGACATGCAAGCGTGAAAAACAAACTGGATCCAGATATGAGAGAAACCATCAAGTCCATCGAGAATATCTAGTCTGCTATAAGGAGGGATGAGCTCTAGGCGTGCAGTGGCTTCTGTGACCAGTCCTGGTTGTCGTGGTATGCCGAATTTTTCCTTGTAACACGAATGCACTATGCCGATGGTGTTAAGCGTAAAAGAATTGAGTGGCGACAATGTAAGATCCTTTCGTGACAATCTGAGCTAAATGAATAAAAATATTGTGATAGTATACTGTCTTGATGAAATAGGTCGCGGTTTATTTGACGATCTATTATTTGTTCTTCTTTACTTTTATTAGAGATTAAAAATGTCTTTAGAATCTTATATGAATCAAATTGGTCAGCAAGCTAGGGCGGCTTCTCGTCTTCTTGCGAAAGCATCTACGAAGCAAAAAAATATGGCACTGTTTGCTATGGCAGACGCTTTGGAAAATGCTCGACCTCGATTGATATCTGAAAACGCTAAGGATATGGAAAATGGCCGAGTTAAAGGCTTGGATTCAGCTTTACTAGATCGTTTGTTGCTTGATGATGCCCGAATTGACGGCATGATTGAGGGTTTAAAGCAGGTGGCGTCTTTGCCTGATCCAATCGGTGAAATATCAGATATGGTGTATTTGCCGTCAGGTATTCAGCGAGGCCAGATGCGCGTGCCTTTAGGGGTGATTGGCATTATTTATGAGTCTCGTCCAAATGTGACCATCGATGCGGCAAGTCTCTGTTTGAAATCTGGTAACGCCACTATTTTACGTGGCGGCTCAGAGGCATTTTATTCCAATCAAGCTATTGCTGAGGCTGTAACGGCAGGTGTCATCGCTGCTGGTTTGCCAGAGCATGCAGTGCAAGTTCTTAATACGACAGATCGTGAAGCGGTTGGCATGTTAATTTCTATGCCTGAGTTCGTTGATGTTATTGTCCCTCGTGGTGGCAAAGGTTTGATTGAGCGCATTAGTCAGGATGCGCGGGTTCCTGTAATCAAACACCTTGATGGTAATTGTCATGTCTATATTGATAGTGAGGCGGATCTTGAAAAGGCTTATGCTATTGCCATGAACGCTAAAACCCGCCGCTACGGTGTGTGTAATGCAATGGAGTCATTGCTGGTTCATTCTGCAATTGCTGGGGATATTTTGCCTAAGTTAGTGGCTGCTCTGCAGGAAAAAGGTGTGTCTCTGGTAGGTTGTGAGCAAGCTCGTGCTATTAGCTCTGTCATTGAAGCTGCATCAGAAGAAGATTGGTATACAGAGTATTTGGCCCCTAAGTTATCTATTAAGATTGTGTCTGATATGGATGAGGCGATTGCACACATCAATAAATATGGTTCTCATCATACGGACGCAATTGTTTCGCAGAACTATACAAAAACACGAGCGTTCATGACGGAAGTGGATTCTTCGTCAGTGATGGTGAATGCTTCAACATCTTTTGCTGATGGTTTTGAATATGGTTTTGGAGCTGAAATTGGTATTTCTACTGACAAAATTCATGCTCGTGGTCCTGTAGGATTGTTGGGGTTGACCAGTCAGAAGTATGTCGTACTTGGCGATGGTCATACTCGTGACAATTAGAGTTAAGGATAATGTAAAGACTTCTGGGTTGGCTATTATGGGTGGGACATTTGATCCTGTTCATAATGGCCACTTAAGAACAGCGGTTGAGATTTTAGATCGCTACCACTACTCCGCTTTGAGGTTAATACCTTGTTTTCAGCCTGTGCATAAAGATCGACCAAGTGTCTTGCCTCAGCAACGACTTGAAATGGCTAAGCTTGCAGTATCTGGTGATGCTCGATTGAGTGTCGATTCTCGTGAGATTGATAGGGAAGGTCCAAGTTATAGTATCGATACGTTGCGAGATCTTCGGAGCGAAATAGGTCCAGATGAATCACTCATTATGGTGCTAGGAATGGACAGCTTTTTATCCCTTCCAACTTGGCATAATTGGCAGCAGATAATCCAGTACGCTCACTTGTTGGTTGTGTCGCGACCTGGTTGGGAGCCTGACTTGATCTCTGAATTGAGCGGTTTTTGCGAAAACTATCGTGCCGCATCGTCGCATGAGTTACAATGCGCGCCCTCAGGGCGGGTCTGGTTCGAGACTCTCACTCCTTTGGGGATATCCTCTAGCATGATTAGGGCGTTGGCTCGTAAAAACGAGTCTATTGCTTATTTGTTGCCAGAACCAGTCCAAAACTATATAGAACAACATCAATTATATCGATAGGGTAACGTAATTATATGAGTCAGCTTAACCTCACAGCAGATCAAATTTTGGCTTTTGCTGTTGAAGCATTGGAAGATGTGAAAGGTGATAAGATCACAGTATTGAATGTAGGAAATCATACAGACATGATGGATTACATGGTGATCTGTACCGGTACTTCAAAGCGTCATGTTAATGCTTTGGGTCAAAATGTATTTGAACATTTAAAAGGTCAAGGTCTTCAGCCATTGGGTTCAGAAGGTCGTGGTATGGGGAGTGATTGGGTGTTGGTTGATTTACATGATGTTGTTGTGCATGTAATGACAGAAGAAGCTCGAGCTTTTTATGATCTTGAGAAGTTGTGGGATATTAAGCCAGAACAAATGTAAGGCTCTTTTAAATGCGTGTTCGTTTGATTGCTGTTGGTAATAAAATGCCAAAGTGGGTGACTGAGGGTTACGATGAGTATGCTAAACGCTTGCCAAAAGATTTTGCATTAGAGCTTGTCGAAATTCCAATGTCTCCTCGTGGAAAAAACACTGATATACCAAAAGCTATTCGTAAGGAAGGAGATAGTATGCTCGAAGCTATACCTTCTGGAGATAAAGTAATTGCAATGGAAGTTCTTGGTAAAGAGTGGTCTACCGATCAGTTGGCAGATCAGACCGAGCAGTGGCGAATGGATGGCTATAATGTGAGCTTGTTGGTGGGAGGTCCTGATGGTCTTGATCCAAGGTGTACCGCTCGAGCGGATCAAACTTGGTCTTTATCTCGTCTGACATTACCGCATCCTATGGTGAGAGTTATTTTGGCTGAGCAAATTTATCGTGCTTGGACGCTCATGAACAATCATCCGTATCATAGATAAGGTGATGAAGTGAGCCGTCGACATCAAAACTTCCGCAATTATCGTCAAGAACAGCGACTGACACAGCAGCGTGTTTTTGCTGCCGCTATTTTTGTTTTGCTGATGGCTATTGTGTTGATGGCTCGACTGTTTTATTTGCAGGTTATTGAGCATGAGTTATATCAAACCAAGGCAAATGATAACCGTGTTATGCTGGTTACAGAACCGCCGCCTAGAGGTTTGATATACGATCGTAACGGATTGGTGTTGGCTGATAATCGTCCTATTCACAGTTTAACTGTGATACCTGAACGGGTAGAAAGTTTTCCGAAGTTAAAGCAAATGCTTTCCGGCATTATCGATATTAGTGATGATGAGTGGGAAGATTTTGATGAAAGACGAAAAGAGTATCGCCGCCCTTATCAATCCCTTACTTTAAAATCTCAATTGACCGATGAAGAGTGGGCCAAGGTCTCTGTCGATTTGTATAAACTCGACGGTGTTCAGGTAGAAGCGCAATTAACGCGCTATTACCCTTATGGTGAGGCATTTGCTCATGCCATTGGTTATGTTGGCCGGATTACCTCAAAAGACTTAGAAACAGTCGATAAGTTGGCTTATCAAGGCGCTTTATTTATCGGTAAGACAGGTGTAGAAGGCTATTACGAAAAAACCTTATTTGGAGAAGCTGGTCTTAGCAAGGTTGAGGTGAATGCTCGTGGACGCATTATGTCGGAACTTGAGCGACAAAATCCAACGCCGGGTAAAGATCTCCACTTATATTTAGACGCCAGACTACAGCAATATGCCTACGATCTTTTGGGTGATTATACTGGCGCGGTTGTCGCAATTGATCCCACAACAGGTGGGATTCTCGCCCTGGTTTCTAAGCCTGGTTATGATCCTAACCTGTTTGTGCGCGGGATTTCTATTGATGATTATGCCAAATTACGCCAATCCAAAAAACTCCCTCTTTTTAACCGTGCTTTGCGTGGAGGTTATCCTCCAGCGTCAACGATTAAGCCTTTTATGGGGCTTGCTGGTTTAGAGTATGGGTTTTCGTCATGGACTGAACGGTATTTTGCGAAAGGCTATTATCAAATAAATCCAGACGGGCGTCGCTACCGAGACTGGAAACGGACAGGGCATGGTTGGATTAATTTAGAGCGTTCTATTATTGAGTCTGTTGATACCTATTATTATCAACTGGCTAATAAAATGGGAATTACTCCTATCCATAATTTTTTGACGCGTTTTGGGTTTGGTCAGACAACCTTGCTCGATTTGAATGGTGAGAGTCATGGCTTGTTGCCTTCTAATGAATGGAAAAAAGCCAAATACAAGGAGCCATGGTACCCTGGCGATTCAGTCAATGTAGGTATCGGGCAGGGCTTTATGGTGGCGACACCTCTGCAAATAGCTTCGGCTACCTCTGCTTTAGCCAGTAAAGGGCATTATTTTTACCCTCGTATGACGCAACTTGTGGGAGACAAAATCATTGAATTTCCAGATGGTCTTGGGGATGAGCACGATATTGTTTTGAAGGATCAGCGTAATTGGGGACGTATGATTGATGCTATGCGTAAAGTAATAACCGACTCGCATGGTACCGCAAGGCGTTTGCAAGGAACGGATTATGAAATCGCAGGGAAAACAGGGACCGGGCAAGTATTTAGTCTGCAAGAAGACCAAGAATACGATGCAGATTCCCTTGAAAAACGTTTGCATGACCATGCGTTATTTATAGGCTTTGCACCTGCTGGAAATCCGAAGATTTCAGTGTTTGCCATTTTTGAAAACGGTGGTAGTAGTTCGAAACCCGCGGATTTAACGAAAGCATTATTTGACGCTTATTTGCATGATGATTATCCGGCGCGTTATGACTATTTGAAAGGTGATAAAAATGACTGATAGCTTTTATCGCAGAGCGCTGTCTTTTACCAATGCTCGTTTGTGGAAACTGGTTCACGTTGATGTTTTGTTGATGGGGGCTTTGTTGTTACTGATCTGTGGAGGGCTTTTTATTCTGTACTCAGCCTCAGGGCAGAATGTAGCCATGGTCGAGCGGCAGGTATTTCGATTGGTTATAGGCTTGATGATTTGTGTAGCTTTAGCTCAATTACCCCCGAAATATATGCGACGAGCTTCACCTGCGTTGTTTATTTTTATTTCCGTTTTGCTGGTCTGCGTACTGTTGTTTGGTGTTGGAGCTAAAGGGGCACAGCGTTGGTTGGCTCTGCCAGGAGGTTTGCGCTTTCAGCCTTCAGAAATAATGAAAATTGTTATGCCCATGATGATTGCTTGGTATTTTTCCGATAAACAGTTACCTCCCAATTTTAAGCAAATATTGGCTGTTCTTGGATTAATTGTTTTACCTGTTTTGATGATTGCCAAGCAACCTGATTTGGGAACAGCTCTACTAGTTGCAGTATCGGGTGTTTTTGTTTTATTTCTTGCAGGGTTGGGATGGCGCTACATATTGGGCGCGACAGCATTAGCTCCTGCCGCTGCTTACACATTATGGCAATTTATGCATGATTATCAACGCCAACGAGTACTGACTTTTTTAAACCCTGAGAGCGATCCGCTTGGGTCTGGCTGGAATATCATTCAATCTAAAACGGCAATCGGTTCAGGTGGACTTTATGGAAAAGGTTTTTTACAGGGGACGCAGGCTCAGCTAGATTTTCTTCCTGAAAGCCATACTGACTTTATTATTGCGGTTCTTGCTGAGGAATTTGGCATGCTGGGCTGCGGTGTACTGATTTTAGCTTATTTTCTTGTGATTGCCCGGGGCCTATACATAGCGGCGTATGCAGAAGATAACTATGCGCGATTATTAGCGGGTAGTTTAACACTGACTTTTTTTGTGTACATGTTTGTAAATATTGGGATGGTGTCAGGTATTCTTCCTGTGGTTGGGGTACCCTTACCACTTGTCAGTTATGGTGGCACCTCTATTATTACCATCATGGCGACATTTGGGATTTTAATGTCAATACAAACACATAAAAGAGCAAGATGATGATTAAGCAAGCTACTTTGTTGTTTCTAGCGCTTGGTCTAACTGCGTGTAGTGGTATGGATCATTCTACATTACCTTCAAATTCGGGAGTCAGTGAGTCTCTACTTGAAGATATGCCCAAAGAATGGGCAGATTCCTATGCTGGGAATCCAGAGGTTCAAGTATTTATTAATAAGCTGGTTAGAGAGCATGCTTATGACAAAGGGCGCCTCGAGTTGGCTTTTTCTCATATAAAAGTGCGTCCTAAAGTGATTGAAAAATCAGATAACCAGCCTGAAGTCATTACGCCTTATTATGAGTATAAAACCCGTTTTGTGAATGAAGAAAGGGCAAAGCACGGTCGAGAGTTTGCAAAACGCAATGCAAAGTGGCTGCGAAAAGCAGAGCAAGAGTTTGGCGTAGAGCCTAATATCATAGTGGCTCTGATAGGTGTTGAAACCTATTACGGCCGTATTACTGGGTCAAAAGACGTTTTTACCTCCCTTACCACATTAGCATTTGATTACCCACGAAGAAAAGAATACTTCCAAAGCGAGTTAGAAGCCTATTTATTGCTTGCTCGCAAAGAAGGTTGGAACATTGGCGACACAAAAGGGTCATATAGTGGGGCGATGGGGATGGTGCAGTTTATGCCCAGCAACTATCAAAAATTGGCAATAGATTATGACAAAAACGGACATATCGATTTGTGGGGATCTGAGCCTGATGCGATTGGCAGTGTTGCAAATTACCTTAAGCATCATGGTTGGCAGCCTCGACAACCTTGGTTTGTAATGGCTTATGTTACCGATCCAGATTCAATGGTGGATTTCATCAACCGTGGCAGGGTGGCAAGTACGGAAATGACCGAATGGTCTGCGCTAAATGTACTTCCAACACAGCCATTTATACCTCAGAAAACAGGCTTGATAGGCTTACGAACAAGTCCGGAAGAGGTTTCTTATTGGCTCGCGTATGAAAACTTTTTCACCATTATGGATTACAACCCAAGTAGGCGATATGCCATGTCTGTATTGGAGCTCGCTGAGAGTATAGGAACCTATGAAAGTAATTAACATGCTGTTTGTTGCTGGCCTGAGTTTGCTGGTATTGAATGGGTGTATGAGTACGCGTCATGTTTTAGGAAAAGATGATGTGGATTATGAAAAAGCATCGGGTGGCGGTCGCTATTCTATTTTACAAGATCATGCACCTACTGGTGATATCAAGGTAGATCACCTTCCGGATCTTGTTCCGAAATGGGAGCCTAAAAGTCGTGGTGGTAACAAAAGTCCTTACGAAGTGTGGGGAAAAAAATATTGGGTAATGGATTCAGCACAAGGTTACGAGGCAGAGGGAACTGCGTCTTGGTATGGTAAAAAATTTCATGGGCATAAGACCTCAAATGGGGAAACATATGACATGTACAGTTTTTCTGCTGCTCATAAATCGCTGCCGTTACCTACCTATCTGAAAGTGACGAACCTTGATAATCAGCGTGCTGTTATTGTTAGAGTGAATGATAGAGGGCCGTTTCATGGTGATCGTTTAATCGATCTTTCCTACGCGGCTGCCGCACGACTTGATTATCATAAAAAAGGATTGGCGCGGGTTCGAATTGAGGCAATTACCCCTGCCCAAGGGCAGTCGTATAATCCACCTAAAGTCGCAGTTAAAAAGACGGTGAATCCGCCTGAAGCCTTACCTGATAAGGCATCGCCTATTTCCACTATAGAAACAAAAAGTGTTCCATCAGAGTTGGTTTTTTCTCATCTGCAAATTGGAGCTTTTAGCTCTGAGGAATCTGCAGACAAGCTTAAACAACGTCTTTTTGAGGCATATGATACGACGGTAAACGTTGTTATTAATAAACAAGATGATGGTCTATTTAAAGTTTTGGTTGGTCCTTTTGCTGATGCAGGGGAATTGGCTCAATGGCAGCAAAGGTTACAACAAGAAGGTTTCGGCAGCCCTGTGAGAGTTGCTTTAGTACCCTAGGTACGATTTGTTTGGGCTAGAGATTCTTAAAGGGCTCTAGTATCATTTGTTAACATTTTTTTAGAAGACGATATTTTTGAGTATGAAAAAACTCCTAGTTACTTTATCAGTTGTATTTTGTTTCGTGAGCAGCTCCGTTTTTGCTGCTCCTTCATTAATCCCAACGCCGCCACAATTGTCAGCGAGTAGTTACATTCTTATGGATGCATATACTGGCGATATTTTGGTTGAGCATAATGCTGATCAGGCTTTGCCTCCGGCAAGCCTAACGAAATTAATGACGGCTTATATTGTTGAATATGAGTTGGCTCGCGGAAATTTATCAATGGATGATATGGTTAATGTGAGCGAAAAAGCATGGAGAATGGAAGGTTCTCGTATGTTTATTCGAGAAGGAACACAAGTTAAGTTAGAAGACCTAATGCGCGGTATTATTATTCAATCTGGTAATGATGCAAGTGTTGCCGCCGCAGAGCATATTGCTGGCAGTGAGTCTGCTTTTGCTGACTTGATGAATCAACATGCTCAACTTCTTGGAATGAAAAATTCGCATTTCGTGAATGCAACCGGTTTTCCAGCAGAGGATCATTATTCTAGCGCCCACGATATAGCAAAATTGGCACGTGCGACTATTATACAGTTCCCAGAAAACTACAGTATGTATGCGGAAAAAGAGTTTACCTACAACAATATCCGTCAGCCAAACCGTAATAAATTGTTGTGGCGCGATAAAACGGTTGATGGTATGAAAACTGGTCACACTGAGGCCGCTGGCTTCTGTTTGGCTGCTTCTGCTGTTCGCAATGGTACCCGCTTAATTACGGTTGTTATGGGAACGAAATCAGATAATGCCCGTGCCGTTGAATCTCAAAAATTGTTGGATTACGGTTTCAGATACTATGAAACACGTAAGCTATATAGCCGTGGTCAGGTGGTGAATAATGCTCGTGTTTGGGGTGGTAGCCAGCCTAACGTAAAAGTAGGTTTTGCCGAAGATGTTTTGGTTACTATGCCTCGTCAACAAGGTGCGTCTATTCCAGCTACACTTGATATGCAGAAAGAAATTATGGCACCAATTGCTGTAGGCGATGTATTGGGTAAAATTGTGGTTGGCACTGAGGGTAATGTCTTAATAGAGCGCTCAGTAGTTGCACTAGAGGCAGTAGAAGAAGGTGGTTTCTTCAAGCGAATGTTTGATAAAATTAAACTCTTCTTTATGAACTTGTTTTAAGCGCTAATAGCGAGTGGTAGATTAAATTAATGGCACTAATTACAAAAAACGGTGATCAAGCTGAGAATGCAGTCGATGCACCTAAAATAGAGTTTCCTTGTGACAACTACGTTATCAAAGTGGTTTCACTCGACGTCGAGGGTATTCATACCGAGATAACAGAGCGATTGCTGGTTCATGCTCCAGAGATGGATGTCGCAGCAGAGAATATTAACCGCTCTAGTAAAGGGCGCTTTATTAGTTTTAGTTTTCGTATTGTGGCTCAAAGTGAAGATCAGCTATCGGCTTTACACCGTGACTTAATGTCGATTGAAGCCGTTAAGATGGTCATGTAAATGCAGCTAGACTTAATTTGCCGTGATTTGGGTGTGGTTGACTACGCTGAAACATGGGAGCGGATGAAGCAATTTACTCAAACTCGTTCAAAAGACGATGCTGATGAGATTTGGTTGTTAGAACACCCTTCCTTATTTACGCAAGGTCAAGCGGGTAAAGAAGAGCATCTTTTAGCTCCAGGCGATATTCCTGTTATTCAGGTCGACCGTGGTGGTCAGGTCACGTATCATGGGCCGGGGCAACTTGTTGCTTATGTAATGGTTGATTTAAAGCGTCTCGGAATAGGCGTTCGTGATTTGGTTAGTGTGCTAGAAAATTCAGTTGTTGGTGCTCTTGCGTCGAGCTCAATTGAAGCATATCCAAAGCCTGATGCGCCTGGTGTCTACGTGAATGAGCAAAAAATTGCATCACTGGGATTGCGTGTGCGTAGGGGCTGTTCATTTCATGGGCTTGCCTTAAACGTTGATATGGACCTCACCCCATTTAATCGTATTAACCCATGTGGCTATCAAGGCTTACAAATGGTTGATATGAAACGTCTTAATGAAGACGTTACTTTATCGAATGTAAAGGTTCAGTTGGCGAATCAGCTGGCTGAGCAGCTCGGATACAGTTATCCAGCTATCCAACAAGGGTGGAAATAGAATGACAGCAGAACGCAAACGCGTTGTTCAAGGGGAAAAGCTACGCGGTGCCGATAAAATGGCGCGTATTCCCGTTAAAATAGTTCCTACTGAAGAGATTCCGCGTAAGCCTGATTGGCTT from Marinomonas rhizomae harbors:
- the lipB gene encoding lipoyl(octanoyl) transferase LipB — protein: MQLDLICRDLGVVDYAETWERMKQFTQTRSKDDADEIWLLEHPSLFTQGQAGKEEHLLAPGDIPVIQVDRGGQVTYHGPGQLVAYVMVDLKRLGIGVRDLVSVLENSVVGALASSSIEAYPKPDAPGVYVNEQKIASLGLRVRRGCSFHGLALNVDMDLTPFNRINPCGYQGLQMVDMKRLNEDVTLSNVKVQLANQLAEQLGYSYPAIQQGWK